A region of the Larus michahellis chromosome 4, bLarMic1.1, whole genome shotgun sequence genome:
CCTTTGTCAACTCCACCGTCATTACCAGCTGCACATTTGCCCTCAGTTTTTGCAACACCAATGTCATTGATGACTTCTTCTGCGACCTGCCCCCGCTGGTGAAGCTCTCCTGCGATGTGACAGACAGCTACCAGATGCTCCTGTATTTCATCCTGACCTCCAACATCATCCTCCCCTCCGCACTCATCCTCGCGTCCTATGCCGCCATCCTGGCTGCTGTCCTGAAGATGCGCTCGGCCACGGGGcagcacaaagccttctccacctgTGCCGCCCACCTCACCGCCATCACCCTCTACTACAGCTCCATCCTCTTCATTtactcccagcccagctcctcctacGTCCTGGGGAGGGACAAGGTGGTCTCTGTGTTTTACACGGTGGTGATCCCCATGCCGAACCCCTTCATATACAGCCTGAGGAACCAGGAGGTGAAGGAGGCACTGAAGAGACTGGTGAAGAGACAGACAGCATCTTAGCAGAAGAAAACCAGGGATTGTGTCCCCAAAGATGCATGTAGCAAGAAGTGCATCTatcttttcttgtttgtgttctcatttgctgctttttacAATAGGTGCAGGAGGAGGCAAACCAGGAGCATAAGCTCTTCTGAGCCTGAAGTGCTTCCTGATGGACAGGAGATGTCACtgctctccttcccacctccccctgTAATATAATTTATATCTGTACTATAAAATGGGATCTTAGCAGTGGCTGGCCTGTAGCCTAGTACTACGACATCATCTTCTTCACCCTCTGCTTTATCTGGATTAAATATTCCTTACTGACGCCCAACCAGCAGCTCAGGTGGAGTGCCATGTCTCATTAATATATCATGCTTCTGCTCCTGAGCTGTCCCAGTTATTTCCTCATGGATTGCACCACATCAACCTACTTTTCATGGTCCTAGACTAATTTCACAGTGAAACCTTCACACCAGTGTGGACAGGGAGGGTCAGATCAGAAGAACCAATGCTAAAAATCTCAGAGGCATCTGGGGTTGAGTTCTGTTGCCTGAACGTAGACTATTAACACCACGGAGATGCCCACAGGTCTTCTTCTAAGCCTTCAGATGTTGCTCCAGAATGGCCCAACTCTTCTGAAGGCTGCCTGGAGCATGCCAATGTCCTTGGCACCTCAGAACAGAGAAAATGGCACCAGATTTCTACGTGAGGGCAACCGAACCCAGACATGGCCTGGGGAATTTCACTCCACCTTGCTCCTTTCCTGCAACTTAAGCACAAACTTTCCAGCACCACTTgtaagaaaacatggaaaaagggTGAAGCAGTTTCCtagttattaaaatacattttttcctttataaagttTTAGTccaactaaaaggaaaaaaaaaatcaaaccaaccaaacaataaagttcttttttattattattattattaagactGTTGGGAGGCGGGATTAAGTGGACCAAAGTAGATTCCTTCAAatttagataaataaaaattGAGTCATTAAGTTAGAGTTCCTTGTCTCCACTTGTGATCAATGAAGGTGTGTTTCCAATTTTCTAGTTTTTGTTCAGCCAAAGAGTTCAGTTTAAAGAATTTAAGTTTGAAGGTCTCCCAGCTTTCTCCCCTTGCTGTGTCGTCGTTCGCGTCACAGGCTGGGGTCAAGGCTGTATGAGCTGGGCTCCTTTTGgatgaaaacaaactgaaaagggGCTTGAGG
Encoded here:
- the LOC141743115 gene encoding olfactory receptor 9G19-like — translated: MAKLPRWFYLAYQLLSLSMNVVIYRNSRKHFILLQNKHPKQLISILTKSSHFSPVTAESLEQDKVVSIVYTLVNPMLSPLIRSLRNMGDKSISFTGCAAQFFVFGGLAYTECYMLAVMAYDWYVAISSPLLYAAAKSKKLCMGLVAASYLTAFVNSTVITSCTFALSFCNTNVIDDFFCDLPPLVKLSCDVTDSYQMLLYFILTSNIILPSALILASYAAILAAVLKMRSATGQHKAFSTCAAHLTAITLYYSSILFIYSQPSSSYVLGRDKVVSVFYTVVIPMPNPFIYSLRNQEVKEALKRLVKRQTAS